One genomic segment of Dysosmobacter sp. Marseille-Q4140 includes these proteins:
- the lpdA gene encoding dihydrolipoyl dehydrogenase, whose product MATEVLMPKLGLTMTEGTIEEWKIKEGQPVKKGDVLFSVATDKLTNDVEADADGILLKILLPEGETAECKSVIAYIGAEGEAVPGAAAPAAAPAAAEAPAAAPAAAAAAAPAAAGPKSVIVVGGGPGGYVAAIRAAQLGAKVTVVEKEHLGGTCLNIGCIPTKCLLHSAELIEDIKNQGADIGVKVTGVEVDFPQVIAHKNAISKKLTSGIAGLFKLNKVAKIDGEATFTAPKTLEVTKADGSKETMTADAIIVATGSINAVPPIPGIKDNPNCIDSTGALSLEALPKSMVVIGGGVIGLELACAYAAFGTKITVVEAMDHMLPMLDGDLTKIGVAHMKKMGMEFNLECPVQAVEESPVGAKVVCKNKAGETVSFEAEKVLVAIGRKANTASLNLEAGGLNNDRGRILVNDRMETNVPGVYAIGDCVFGRAQLAHTASAMGEVAAENIMGMDAKYDESTNPTCVYIEPEAASVGLTEEQAKAKGIDYKVGKFPMSANGKALILNGGEGLVKIIADAKYGEVLGMHIIGPRATDLIAEGALAIRLEATIDELISTIHSHPTVTETMREAALNVEKRAIHTKN is encoded by the coding sequence ATGGCAACTGAAGTGCTGATGCCCAAGCTGGGTCTGACCATGACCGAGGGCACCATTGAAGAGTGGAAGATCAAGGAAGGCCAGCCGGTGAAGAAGGGCGACGTGCTGTTCTCCGTGGCCACCGACAAGCTGACCAACGATGTGGAGGCCGATGCCGACGGCATCCTGCTGAAGATCCTGCTGCCGGAGGGCGAGACCGCCGAGTGCAAGAGCGTCATCGCCTACATCGGCGCCGAGGGCGAGGCTGTGCCCGGCGCCGCTGCCCCTGCCGCGGCTCCTGCTGCCGCTGAGGCGCCCGCGGCCGCTCCCGCAGCGGCCGCCGCTGCGGCTCCTGCCGCCGCCGGCCCCAAGAGCGTTATCGTGGTGGGCGGCGGCCCCGGCGGCTATGTGGCCGCCATCCGCGCTGCCCAGCTGGGCGCCAAGGTCACCGTGGTGGAGAAAGAGCACCTGGGCGGCACCTGCCTGAACATCGGCTGCATCCCCACCAAGTGCCTGCTCCACAGCGCTGAGCTGATCGAGGACATCAAAAACCAGGGCGCCGACATCGGCGTGAAGGTCACCGGCGTGGAAGTGGACTTCCCCCAGGTCATTGCCCACAAGAACGCCATCTCCAAGAAGCTGACCAGCGGCATCGCCGGACTGTTCAAGCTGAACAAGGTCGCCAAGATCGACGGTGAGGCCACCTTCACCGCCCCCAAGACTCTGGAGGTCACCAAGGCCGACGGCAGCAAGGAGACCATGACCGCCGACGCCATCATCGTGGCTACCGGTTCCATCAACGCCGTGCCTCCCATCCCCGGCATCAAGGACAACCCCAACTGCATCGACTCCACCGGCGCTCTGAGCCTGGAGGCCCTGCCCAAGTCCATGGTGGTCATCGGCGGCGGCGTCATCGGTCTGGAGCTGGCCTGCGCCTACGCCGCCTTCGGCACCAAGATCACGGTGGTGGAGGCCATGGACCACATGCTGCCCATGCTGGACGGCGACCTGACCAAGATCGGCGTGGCCCACATGAAGAAGATGGGCATGGAGTTCAACCTGGAGTGCCCCGTGCAGGCGGTCGAGGAGTCCCCCGTGGGCGCCAAGGTGGTCTGCAAGAACAAGGCCGGCGAGACCGTCAGCTTTGAGGCGGAGAAGGTCCTGGTGGCCATCGGCCGCAAGGCCAACACCGCCAGCTTGAACCTGGAGGCCGGCGGGCTGAACAACGACCGGGGCCGCATCCTGGTCAACGACAGGATGGAGACCAACGTCCCCGGCGTGTACGCCATCGGCGACTGCGTGTTCGGCCGCGCCCAGCTGGCCCACACCGCCAGCGCCATGGGCGAAGTGGCCGCTGAGAACATTATGGGCATGGACGCCAAGTACGACGAGTCCACCAACCCCACCTGCGTGTACATCGAGCCGGAGGCCGCCTCCGTGGGCCTCACCGAAGAGCAGGCCAAGGCCAAGGGCATCGACTACAAGGTGGGCAAGTTCCCCATGAGCGCCAACGGCAAGGCCCTGATCCTCAACGGCGGCGAGGGCCTGGTGAAGATCATCGCCGACGCCAAGTACGGCGAGGTCCTGGGCATGCACATCATCGGGCCCCGGGCCACGGACCTCATTGCCGAGGGCGCCCTGGCCATCCGGCTGGAGGCTACCATCGACGAGCTGATCTCCACCATCCACTCTCACCCCACCGTCACCGAGACCATGCGGGAGGCTGCGCTGAACGTTGAGAAACGCGCCATCCACACCAAGAACTGA
- a CDS encoding 2-oxo acid dehydrogenase subunit E2, whose protein sequence is MATEVLMPKLGLTMTEGTIEEWKFKEGDTVKAGDVLFSVATDKLTNDVECDTDGTLLKILLPEGETAECKSVIAWIGQPGEAVPGAEAAAPAAAAAPAAPAAAAPAAAPAAAAAPAKTAGGFVLASPYARRLAKEKGYDLAAIPASGPNGTVIARDVENYVAGPKTSPMAAKLAAELGVDVSKLDVQGRVMKADVLAAAGAAAPAAAAVNVPAAAAVESNDEAPVKVNPLRRSIAANMSNSWHTSPRVTYTRPVDVTAMKDLRAKLKDGLKEQGIKLTYNHILMKVVAKALTEFPDINASFADNMLTRHKHVNMGLAVAKGDGLIVPNVKSCDTKSLAEIAKETEALIEATRTGKLGMEDMTGGTFTISSLGPYGITSFSPIINQPELAILGVCDMVDTPVVRDGQIVIRPMMNLSLTADHRVVDGVMASKFLKRIAELLENPYMLLV, encoded by the coding sequence ATGGCAACTGAAGTATTGATGCCCAAGCTCGGCCTGACCATGACCGAGGGCACCATTGAAGAATGGAAGTTCAAGGAAGGCGACACCGTGAAGGCCGGAGACGTGCTGTTCTCTGTGGCCACCGATAAGCTGACCAACGACGTGGAGTGCGACACCGACGGCACACTGCTGAAGATCCTGCTGCCCGAGGGCGAGACCGCCGAGTGCAAGAGCGTCATCGCTTGGATCGGCCAGCCCGGTGAGGCTGTCCCCGGCGCTGAGGCCGCGGCTCCTGCCGCTGCAGCCGCTCCCGCCGCCCCCGCCGCTGCGGCTCCTGCCGCGGCTCCCGCCGCCGCTGCCGCTCCGGCCAAGACCGCCGGCGGTTTCGTGCTGGCCTCTCCCTATGCCAGAAGGCTGGCCAAGGAGAAGGGCTATGACCTGGCGGCCATCCCCGCCTCCGGTCCCAACGGCACCGTCATCGCCCGGGACGTGGAGAACTACGTGGCCGGTCCCAAGACCAGCCCCATGGCCGCCAAGCTGGCCGCCGAGCTGGGCGTGGACGTCAGCAAGCTGGACGTCCAGGGCCGCGTGATGAAGGCCGATGTGCTGGCCGCCGCCGGCGCCGCTGCGCCTGCCGCTGCCGCCGTCAACGTCCCCGCCGCTGCCGCCGTGGAGAGCAACGACGAGGCTCCCGTGAAGGTCAATCCGCTGCGCCGCAGCATCGCCGCCAACATGAGCAACTCCTGGCACACCTCTCCGCGGGTCACCTATACCCGTCCCGTGGACGTGACCGCCATGAAGGACCTGCGCGCCAAGCTGAAGGACGGCTTGAAGGAGCAGGGGATCAAGCTGACCTACAACCACATCCTGATGAAGGTCGTGGCCAAGGCCCTGACCGAGTTCCCTGACATCAACGCCAGCTTCGCCGACAACATGCTGACCCGCCACAAGCACGTCAACATGGGCCTGGCGGTGGCCAAGGGCGACGGCCTGATCGTCCCCAACGTCAAGAGCTGCGACACCAAGTCCCTGGCGGAGATCGCCAAGGAGACGGAGGCCCTGATCGAGGCCACCCGTACCGGCAAGCTGGGCATGGAGGATATGACCGGCGGCACCTTCACCATCTCCTCCCTGGGGCCCTATGGCATCACCAGCTTCTCTCCCATCATCAACCAGCCTGAGCTGGCGATTCTGGGCGTGTGCGACATGGTGGACACCCCCGTGGTGCGGGACGGCCAGATCGTGATCCGGCCCATGATGAACCTGAGCTTGACCGCTGACCACCGCGTGGTGGACGGCGTCATGGCCTCCAAGTTCCTCAAGCGGATCGCGGAGCTGCTGGAAAACCCCTATATGCTGCTGGTCTGA
- a CDS encoding alpha-ketoacid dehydrogenase subunit beta, with product MRKITFAQATLEAMAETMAKDDKIFVMGEDLARQGGIFGQFKGLPQQFPGRVLDTPISETFIIGGGVGAALAGARPVVDMHFADFIGVPMDEVFNQMAKARYMFGGQAKVPLVLRAPDGMTIQGAAQHSQCVEAWFTHIPGVQVVAPSNPYDAKMVLKAAIESDDPVIYFENKILYKEKGEVPELADEVPYTIGKARVEREGTDVTIVSYSIGMKNARGAADLLAKEGIKAEVIDLITLSPWDKETVLNSVKKTHRLCIVHEAVKQGGFGAEIAATVAEEALEYLDAPILRYGAPFCPIPFAPTLEKMVRIFPEDLVKGIKGMF from the coding sequence ATGCGTAAGATCACATTTGCACAGGCCACCCTGGAAGCGATGGCCGAGACGATGGCAAAAGACGATAAGATTTTCGTTATGGGCGAGGACCTGGCCCGTCAGGGCGGTATCTTCGGCCAGTTCAAGGGCCTGCCCCAGCAGTTCCCCGGCCGCGTGCTGGATACCCCGATCTCCGAGACCTTCATCATCGGCGGCGGCGTGGGTGCTGCTCTGGCCGGTGCCCGCCCCGTGGTGGATATGCACTTCGCCGACTTCATCGGCGTGCCCATGGACGAGGTGTTCAACCAGATGGCCAAGGCCCGCTACATGTTCGGCGGTCAGGCCAAAGTGCCCCTGGTGCTGCGTGCTCCCGACGGCATGACCATCCAGGGCGCTGCCCAGCACTCCCAGTGCGTGGAGGCCTGGTTCACCCACATTCCCGGCGTTCAGGTCGTGGCTCCCTCCAATCCCTATGACGCCAAGATGGTGCTGAAGGCTGCCATCGAGAGCGACGATCCCGTCATCTACTTCGAGAACAAGATCCTCTACAAGGAAAAAGGCGAGGTTCCCGAGCTGGCCGACGAGGTGCCCTACACCATCGGCAAGGCCCGCGTGGAGCGCGAGGGCACTGACGTGACCATCGTGTCCTACTCCATCGGTATGAAGAACGCCCGCGGCGCCGCGGACCTGCTGGCCAAGGAGGGCATCAAGGCCGAGGTCATCGACCTGATCACCCTGTCTCCCTGGGACAAGGAGACCGTGCTCAACAGCGTGAAGAAGACCCACCGGCTGTGCATCGTCCACGAGGCGGTCAAGCAGGGCGGCTTCGGCGCTGAGATCGCCGCCACTGTGGCGGAGGAGGCCCTGGAGTATCTGGACGCCCCCATCCTGCGGTACGGCGCTCCCTTCTGCCCCATCCCCTTTGCTCCCACGCTGGAGAAGATGGTTCGTATCTTCCCGGAGGACCTGGTCAAGGGCATCAAGGGCATGTTTTAA
- a CDS encoding thiamine pyrophosphate-dependent dehydrogenase E1 component subunit alpha produces MAATKAKAEKYTKEQAAKFYETMCTIRKFEETVKHDFLAGEIPGFVHLYIGEEAIATGVCAALRQDDMIESTHRGHGHCVAKGADVNRMMAEIYGKKTGLCQGRGGSMHIADFSVGMLGANGVVGGGYNLATGAALANKMILKNDKVSVVFFGDGASNRGTFHEAMNVASAWKLPVIFVNEMNCWASTTPYRTTCNVENISDRAAGYHVPGVIVDGQDVFAVYEAAKEAVARARAGEGPTFIEAKTYRIEGHFVGDPELYRDHAETQKIYHDTDPLKMFRAKAAKLKLMTAAECDELDAKCDAKIKAAKEFALSSEYPDASEYMKYVYVD; encoded by the coding sequence ATGGCAGCAACGAAAGCGAAGGCTGAAAAGTACACCAAGGAACAGGCGGCCAAGTTCTACGAGACTATGTGCACCATCCGCAAGTTCGAGGAGACCGTCAAGCACGATTTCCTGGCGGGTGAGATCCCGGGCTTTGTCCACCTGTACATCGGCGAGGAAGCCATTGCCACCGGCGTGTGCGCCGCCCTGCGGCAGGATGACATGATCGAGTCCACTCACCGCGGCCATGGTCACTGCGTGGCCAAGGGCGCCGATGTGAACCGCATGATGGCTGAGATCTACGGCAAGAAGACCGGCCTGTGCCAGGGCCGCGGCGGCTCCATGCACATTGCTGACTTCTCCGTGGGCATGCTGGGCGCCAACGGCGTCGTGGGCGGTGGCTACAACCTGGCCACCGGTGCCGCCCTGGCCAACAAGATGATCCTGAAGAACGACAAGGTCTCCGTGGTGTTCTTCGGCGACGGCGCCTCCAACCGCGGTACCTTCCACGAGGCCATGAACGTGGCTTCCGCCTGGAAGCTGCCCGTCATCTTCGTCAACGAGATGAACTGCTGGGCTTCCACCACTCCCTACCGCACCACCTGCAACGTGGAGAACATCTCCGACCGCGCTGCCGGCTACCATGTGCCCGGCGTCATCGTGGACGGCCAGGACGTGTTCGCCGTGTATGAGGCCGCCAAGGAGGCTGTTGCCCGCGCCCGCGCCGGCGAAGGCCCCACCTTCATCGAGGCCAAGACCTACCGCATCGAGGGTCACTTCGTGGGCGATCCCGAGCTGTATCGTGACCACGCCGAGACCCAGAAGATCTACCACGACACCGATCCTCTGAAGATGTTCCGCGCCAAGGCCGCCAAGCTGAAGCTGATGACCGCCGCCGAGTGCGACGAGCTGGATGCCAAGTGCGACGCGAAGATCAAGGCCGCCAAGGAGTTTGCCCTGAGCAGCGAGTATCCCGATGCGTCCGAGTACATGAAGTACGTCTATGTGGACTAA
- the dctP gene encoding TRAP transporter substrate-binding protein DctP — translation MKKFLALILALVMSLSLVACGGGDTATEETTDDAAGTEEGGTTFEKQTWKFTCSATENTPWADMGREFGELVSEATGGAVTVQVFAADQLTAGNQTEGIQGVMDGTIELSAHSNIIYSSFDQRLNVVSLPFLFDSFDDVDAKLDGEAGAAVGEVVESMGLHLLGIAENGFRHVTNSARPIESLADMKGLKIRVAGSELLNEEYTAWGANWTNANWSEVYTGLQTGTYDGQENPLPTADGASIAEVQKYVTYWTGVYDCIFFTMNGDLYNSLSPELQAIVDECGQKAAQSQREKERAMDQEILDKWVAAGVTVTELSEEAAAEFKEAAAYIYEDQKFVDMMTPELIAAFTAE, via the coding sequence ATGAAAAAGTTTCTTGCACTGATCCTGGCTCTGGTGATGTCCCTGAGCCTCGTCGCCTGCGGCGGCGGTGACACCGCCACTGAGGAGACTACCGATGATGCCGCCGGCACCGAGGAGGGCGGCACCACCTTCGAGAAGCAGACCTGGAAGTTCACCTGCTCTGCTACCGAGAACACCCCCTGGGCTGACATGGGCCGCGAGTTCGGCGAGCTGGTCAGCGAGGCTACCGGCGGCGCCGTGACCGTTCAGGTCTTTGCCGCCGACCAGCTGACTGCCGGCAACCAGACCGAGGGCATTCAGGGCGTTATGGACGGCACCATCGAGCTGTCCGCTCACTCCAACATCATCTACTCCAGCTTCGACCAGCGTCTGAACGTTGTGTCCCTGCCCTTCCTGTTCGACTCCTTCGACGATGTCGACGCCAAGCTGGACGGCGAGGCCGGCGCAGCTGTGGGCGAGGTCGTGGAGAGCATGGGCCTGCACCTGCTGGGCATTGCTGAGAACGGCTTCCGTCACGTTACCAACAGCGCCCGTCCCATCGAGTCTCTGGCCGATATGAAGGGCCTGAAGATCCGCGTGGCCGGTTCCGAGCTGCTGAACGAGGAGTACACCGCCTGGGGCGCCAACTGGACCAACGCCAACTGGTCCGAGGTTTACACCGGCCTGCAGACCGGCACCTATGACGGCCAGGAGAACCCCCTGCCCACCGCTGACGGCGCTTCCATCGCTGAGGTTCAGAAGTACGTCACCTACTGGACCGGCGTGTATGACTGCATCTTCTTCACCATGAACGGCGATCTGTACAACTCCCTGTCTCCCGAGCTGCAGGCCATCGTTGACGAGTGCGGCCAGAAGGCTGCTCAGAGCCAGCGTGAGAAGGAGCGTGCCATGGACCAGGAGATCCTGGACAAGTGGGTCGCCGCTGGTGTCACTGTCACCGAGCTGAGCGAGGAGGCCGCTGCTGAGTTCAAGGAGGCTGCTGCCTACATCTATGAGGATCAGAAGTTCGTGGACATGATGACTCCCGAGCTGATCGCTGCTTTCACCGCCGAATAA
- a CDS encoding TRAP transporter large permease produces the protein MINFILFGSFFVMLFLNIPICVSLGMSSIFAMFCSGDMLSIVPTNVYNGMAKFLLLAIPFFVLSGNIMAKAGISTRLVQFIDDCIGHRRGGIAIVCVVVACFFGAISGSGPATVAALGIILIPAMINRGGFSAPFSSAMMASASSIAIVIPPSIAFVVYASITGVSVGDMFMGGIIPGIMMGIALVVVIMIEVRKKGLTASREKASWGARWKSFRTAFWGFLMPVIILGGIYGGIFTPTEAAAVSVVYGLLVGMFIYREVKLRDLYDLLVDSTKTTGGIMLIIGAATLFSYVCTVHGISGAAQNLLLSISANKYIFLLIVNIIFLIAGCFVDANSAMYIFIPIMYPVATQLGIDPIHFGVLSTVNLAIGQVTPPVGVNLFVAIGVSSKLQDVRDKTRVTIETISKAVWPQIVACVVALLLVTYIEPLSTILLFKA, from the coding sequence ATGATTAACTTTATTCTGTTTGGCTCCTTCTTTGTGATGCTGTTTTTGAACATCCCCATCTGCGTCAGCCTGGGTATGTCCTCCATCTTCGCCATGTTCTGTTCCGGCGATATGCTCTCCATCGTCCCCACCAACGTCTACAACGGCATGGCCAAGTTCCTGCTGCTGGCCATTCCGTTCTTCGTCCTGTCCGGCAACATTATGGCCAAGGCCGGCATTTCCACCCGCTTGGTTCAGTTCATTGACGACTGCATTGGACATCGCCGCGGCGGCATCGCCATCGTGTGCGTGGTGGTGGCCTGCTTCTTCGGCGCCATTTCCGGTTCCGGTCCGGCCACCGTGGCGGCTCTGGGCATCATCCTGATTCCCGCCATGATCAACCGCGGCGGCTTCTCCGCTCCGTTCTCCTCCGCCATGATGGCCAGCGCATCCTCCATTGCCATCGTCATCCCGCCCTCCATCGCGTTCGTGGTGTACGCCTCCATCACCGGCGTCTCCGTGGGCGACATGTTCATGGGCGGTATCATCCCCGGCATCATGATGGGCATTGCCCTGGTGGTGGTCATCATGATCGAGGTCCGCAAGAAGGGCCTGACTGCTTCCCGCGAGAAGGCCTCCTGGGGCGCCCGCTGGAAGTCCTTCCGCACCGCGTTCTGGGGATTCCTGATGCCCGTTATCATTCTGGGCGGTATCTACGGCGGCATCTTCACTCCCACCGAGGCCGCTGCCGTGTCCGTGGTGTACGGCCTGCTGGTCGGTATGTTCATCTATCGCGAGGTCAAGCTTCGCGACCTGTATGATCTGCTGGTGGATTCCACCAAGACCACCGGCGGTATCATGCTCATCATCGGCGCTGCTACGCTGTTCTCCTATGTCTGCACTGTGCACGGCATCTCCGGCGCTGCGCAGAATCTGCTGCTGAGCATTTCTGCCAACAAGTACATCTTCCTGCTGATCGTCAACATCATCTTCCTGATTGCCGGCTGCTTTGTGGACGCCAACTCCGCCATGTACATCTTCATCCCCATCATGTACCCTGTCGCTACTCAGCTGGGGATTGATCCCATCCACTTCGGCGTTCTGTCCACCGTGAACCTGGCCATCGGTCAGGTGACCCCGCCCGTGGGCGTGAACCTGTTCGTGGCCATCGGCGTCAGCAGCAAGCTGCAGGACGTCCGGGACAAGACCAGAGTTACCATCGAGACCATCTCCAAGGCCGTGTGGCCCCAGATTGTGGCCTGCGTGGTGGCCCTGCTGCTGGTCACCTACATCGAGCCCCTGTCCACCATCCTGTTGTTCAAGGCCTAA
- a CDS encoding TRAP transporter small permease → MKAYKKIMGGIAELEKIVTSLVLTFVTLITFANVVVRKLSDSQFAWTEELVINLFVLLIMLGCGLCAREGSLISLSLIFDRLKVGGKKVLVVIATIVNTVFWVLLLWTGWEKVLSQIASGKHTNSLGWPEWVFTIFLPIGAIFLILHTIEYLVDVLHGDADCVKEEGGND, encoded by the coding sequence ATGAAAGCCTACAAAAAGATCATGGGAGGCATCGCCGAGCTCGAGAAGATCGTCACCAGTCTCGTTTTGACGTTTGTCACCCTGATCACCTTTGCGAACGTGGTCGTTCGGAAGCTGAGCGACAGCCAGTTCGCCTGGACGGAGGAATTGGTCATCAACCTGTTCGTCCTGCTGATCATGCTGGGCTGCGGCCTGTGCGCCCGGGAGGGCAGCCTCATCAGCCTCTCCTTGATCTTCGACCGTCTGAAGGTCGGCGGCAAGAAGGTCTTGGTGGTCATCGCGACCATTGTGAATACCGTGTTCTGGGTGCTGCTGCTGTGGACCGGTTGGGAGAAGGTCCTCTCTCAGATCGCCTCCGGCAAGCACACCAACTCTCTGGGCTGGCCCGAGTGGGTGTTCACCATTTTCCTGCCGATCGGCGCAATTTTCCTGATTTTGCATACCATTGAGTATCTTGTGGACGTCCTGCACGGGGACGCGGACTGTGTGAAGGAAGAGGGAGGAAACGACTGA